From Schaalia sp. ZJ405, one genomic window encodes:
- a CDS encoding ClC family H(+)/Cl(-) exchange transporter yields MWSRLIQRVQQLAGSRRWRVTRNGLIAGIVGGSLALVYRLSIERGTEFAVDAYAFIAEHPVAIIGWLVLVPLIGTLIWLALKWEPQASGSGIPQVKGVIAGKMSIRPLPVIAVRIAGGTLGAFCGLSLGREGPSIHLGASGAQLLATPLKATPEEQRQLVTSGASAGLAAAFNAPVSGILFGLEGLHKTFSPLAIASAAAGALSASAISTLLFGSRPILAFAPVGPLAMSSMWMILPLGVLAGIVGALVNHLLLASQRLGSLPGPLGIITALMLATVFGLIYPALLGGGEHLVSWAEHAEAGLGLVVLVLAAKIALTAVSFGSGTPGGIFMPILAIGALTGAAYALTLQLAGASAHAHALLAICGMAGVLAASVRTPLTSILLTAEMSGTLTYLLPVATVVILAIFTADALRTPPIYDALLARLLKKQQGEASPEVN; encoded by the coding sequence GTGTGGTCAAGACTCATTCAGCGCGTCCAACAGCTGGCTGGCTCGCGCCGGTGGCGTGTCACCCGAAATGGGCTGATCGCGGGAATCGTCGGCGGATCCCTCGCGCTGGTCTATCGCCTGAGCATTGAACGAGGAACGGAATTCGCCGTTGATGCCTACGCATTTATTGCGGAGCATCCGGTGGCGATTATTGGGTGGCTCGTCCTCGTCCCCCTGATTGGAACTCTGATTTGGCTGGCCCTGAAATGGGAACCCCAGGCATCAGGCTCAGGTATTCCGCAGGTCAAGGGAGTGATCGCTGGGAAAATGTCGATCAGGCCCTTACCTGTGATCGCCGTGCGGATCGCAGGGGGAACACTCGGAGCGTTCTGCGGACTGTCCCTTGGGCGTGAAGGCCCGTCCATTCACCTGGGTGCGTCGGGAGCGCAGCTACTTGCAACTCCCCTCAAGGCCACACCGGAGGAACAGCGCCAGCTCGTTACCAGCGGTGCCTCGGCGGGTCTTGCCGCCGCGTTCAACGCCCCCGTATCGGGGATTCTCTTCGGTCTTGAAGGTCTTCACAAGACGTTCTCTCCGCTCGCCATCGCATCAGCAGCAGCTGGTGCTCTATCGGCGAGTGCGATTTCGACGCTCCTTTTTGGAAGCCGACCGATCCTCGCTTTCGCCCCGGTGGGTCCCCTGGCAATGTCATCAATGTGGATGATTCTCCCGCTGGGAGTGCTCGCCGGAATCGTCGGTGCCTTGGTCAATCATCTTCTCCTGGCATCCCAACGTCTGGGGAGTCTTCCCGGTCCCCTCGGAATCATCACCGCGCTCATGCTGGCCACAGTCTTCGGTTTGATCTATCCGGCGCTCTTGGGTGGGGGAGAACATCTCGTATCGTGGGCCGAGCATGCTGAGGCAGGACTGGGACTCGTCGTTCTCGTCCTTGCGGCCAAAATCGCCCTGACAGCAGTGAGCTTCGGATCTGGAACCCCGGGCGGAATTTTCATGCCGATCCTGGCAATCGGGGCGCTGACAGGAGCGGCCTACGCCCTCACATTGCAGCTCGCGGGTGCGTCTGCTCATGCCCACGCCCTGTTGGCTATTTGCGGGATGGCTGGGGTGCTTGCCGCCTCGGTGCGAACCCCGCTGACCTCGATTCTTTTGACCGCCGAAATGAGCGGGACCTTGACGTATCTTCTGCCCGTTGCCACCGTCGTCATTCTGGCGATTTTCACGGCTGATGCGTTGCGTACGCCGCCGATCTATGACGCGCTCCTTGCGCGATTGTTAAAGAAACAACAGGGCGAAGCGTCACCCGAGGTGAATTGA
- a CDS encoding peptidase C39 family protein has product MTVTITTLTPPSGDSLCSELLGVGVPQSSAELWSCVAGLEECSLYVARDEADSRVCVLMWEVHRRAASQRRIADWTIADGGAHIDPAQLRIILDALVDAVIAQARQAGSVLVKAQTRGDDDALEDTLISRGFGKLDTPSGGVSFDAPEQFNFHEISGWVRRADGGELDVTTSPRYERQKTEFTCGPAAGIMALDAQGHQPTDGIDAELSIWREATYFGGSDHFGLALSLADRGARVDVLADVAGPLIGMSGSCALIPGSQRQYIFNDHHKRALNAGVTERIGEFSLVDIDRALDDGQVVVLLVDLHDITGEEVPHWILVWGRTEGAYLVHDPWSDEAWGESWVETHTVAVEPQVLWNVAQWSEDEREPHRAALLVG; this is encoded by the coding sequence ATGACAGTGACGATCACGACACTCACGCCACCCTCTGGGGATTCCCTGTGCTCGGAACTTCTCGGGGTAGGAGTGCCGCAATCATCGGCTGAACTGTGGTCATGCGTTGCAGGGCTTGAAGAATGCTCTCTCTACGTGGCACGCGACGAGGCTGATTCTCGGGTATGTGTCCTCATGTGGGAGGTTCACCGTCGAGCAGCAAGTCAGCGACGCATCGCTGATTGGACGATCGCAGATGGGGGAGCGCACATCGATCCCGCGCAGCTGAGGATCATCCTCGATGCGTTGGTTGACGCAGTGATCGCGCAGGCACGTCAGGCCGGGTCCGTCCTCGTCAAGGCACAAACCCGGGGGGATGACGACGCCCTTGAGGACACCCTGATATCGCGCGGCTTTGGCAAGCTCGACACTCCGAGCGGAGGAGTTTCCTTCGATGCGCCGGAGCAATTCAATTTTCATGAGATTTCCGGATGGGTGCGCCGCGCGGACGGTGGCGAACTGGACGTGACAACATCACCTCGCTACGAACGACAAAAAACGGAGTTCACATGCGGTCCCGCTGCGGGAATCATGGCGCTTGATGCTCAGGGTCATCAGCCCACGGACGGAATCGACGCGGAGTTGAGTATCTGGCGTGAGGCCACGTACTTCGGGGGTTCGGACCACTTCGGCCTCGCCCTGTCACTGGCTGACCGAGGCGCACGAGTTGACGTTCTCGCAGATGTTGCCGGCCCTCTCATTGGAATGTCAGGGTCGTGCGCTTTGATCCCCGGGTCGCAGCGACAGTACATTTTCAACGATCACCACAAACGGGCACTCAACGCCGGAGTGACCGAGCGGATCGGGGAGTTCTCACTCGTTGACATTGATCGGGCGTTAGATGACGGGCAGGTCGTTGTCCTCCTCGTTGATCTTCACGACATTACCGGCGAGGAGGTTCCCCACTGGATCCTTGTCTGGGGACGAACTGAGGGGGCCTACCTCGTTCACGATCCGTGGAGCGATGAGGCGTGGGGCGAATCATGGGTTGAGACGCATACCGTTGCCGTTGAGCCGCAGGTGCTGTGGAATGTGGCGCAGTGGTCCGAGGACGAGCGAGAGCCACACCGCGCAGCGCTCCTGGTTGGCTGA
- a CDS encoding ATP-binding cassette domain-containing protein — MNSSSSVPALAASHVTVRVPGAERALVSDVDITAYAGRTLVIVGESGAGKSMLARTICGLTPVGLEHSGIVTIHGETIDLADPVEKLRSLRGSGIVWLPQDPFTSLSPTQRAGDQMLAHRIRRRVDKEKRIRERLTEVGLDERVRRAFPHELSGGMRQRVAIGAALDAEPSVLIADEPTTALDVTTQRDILTLLTDLRSKRHMALVLITHDLALAREFGDDIVVMRAGEVVESGHVGLVLVHPRAEYTKALAQAEPRIDGPDPRAHSCGDVRESPLPDTEKSSDIHEDEGGVTTANPPRPPIAVVENLVKIFRSARSRDAHVALDGVSLDIQAGESVGIVGESGSGKTTLARCLIGLETPDGGSLRIQPSRSLLSDSSSKASGRGRRRTAGPVGIVFQNPYSALNPALRIEQSLTEALGAAGRDGARAGDLLEQVDLPVDYLKRFPSELSGGERQRIAIARAIATQPELLICDEAVSALDVSVQAQILRLLCRLQQIEGFALLFITHDLAVARQMSDRLIVMKDGYIVEEGKTAQLLSSPRVEYTQRLLAAVPGVDTSPLSSSGDHR; from the coding sequence ATGAACTCATCGTCCTCGGTCCCTGCTCTAGCGGCCTCGCATGTTACCGTTCGTGTTCCCGGCGCTGAGCGTGCCCTCGTGTCCGATGTGGACATCACCGCATATGCCGGTCGCACCCTTGTCATCGTTGGAGAATCCGGCGCGGGGAAGTCGATGCTTGCCCGCACGATCTGCGGGTTAACTCCCGTTGGCCTCGAACACTCAGGGATCGTCACCATCCACGGCGAAACCATTGACCTTGCCGATCCGGTTGAGAAACTGCGCTCCCTTCGGGGTTCAGGGATCGTGTGGCTCCCGCAGGATCCCTTCACGTCACTGTCACCAACGCAGCGGGCTGGCGATCAGATGCTGGCGCACAGAATCCGCCGGCGCGTGGACAAAGAAAAACGGATTCGGGAACGTTTAACCGAGGTGGGTCTTGATGAGCGGGTGCGTCGAGCGTTCCCGCATGAGCTGTCTGGCGGTATGCGTCAGCGAGTTGCCATTGGTGCAGCTCTTGACGCTGAGCCATCCGTCCTCATTGCGGATGAGCCAACAACCGCTTTGGATGTGACAACGCAACGCGACATCCTCACGCTCCTGACCGATCTTCGCTCGAAGCGACACATGGCGCTTGTTCTCATCACGCACGATCTCGCGCTTGCTCGTGAATTTGGCGATGACATTGTGGTGATGCGGGCCGGGGAAGTCGTTGAATCAGGTCATGTCGGCCTCGTCCTCGTTCATCCTCGTGCCGAATACACGAAGGCTCTCGCTCAGGCTGAGCCGCGCATCGACGGACCCGACCCACGTGCTCACTCCTGCGGTGACGTGCGTGAATCCCCCCTACCTGACACCGAGAAAAGTTCCGATATTCACGAGGACGAGGGCGGCGTCACCACCGCGAATCCTCCCAGGCCCCCGATCGCGGTTGTTGAAAACCTCGTCAAAATCTTCAGATCGGCACGCAGTCGCGACGCCCACGTCGCTCTTGATGGCGTCTCCCTCGACATTCAGGCGGGGGAGTCCGTTGGTATCGTCGGCGAATCCGGATCAGGGAAAACAACCTTGGCACGATGCCTCATTGGTTTGGAAACCCCTGACGGCGGAAGCCTGAGAATCCAGCCCTCGCGGTCGTTGCTCTCAGATTCCTCGTCGAAGGCGAGTGGACGTGGGCGGCGACGCACCGCCGGTCCAGTGGGCATTGTGTTCCAGAATCCTTACTCTGCGCTCAACCCGGCGCTGCGCATTGAACAGTCACTGACCGAGGCTTTAGGGGCCGCAGGACGAGATGGAGCACGTGCCGGTGACCTCCTTGAGCAGGTTGACTTGCCGGTTGACTATCTCAAACGCTTCCCCTCGGAACTATCGGGGGGAGAACGCCAACGCATTGCGATTGCTCGGGCGATCGCTACCCAACCGGAGCTGCTCATTTGTGACGAGGCCGTCTCCGCCCTCGACGTGTCGGTTCAAGCGCAGATCCTCAGGCTCCTATGCCGCCTCCAGCAGATTGAAGGCTTCGCTTTACTATTCATCACCCACGATCTTGCCGTTGCCCGCCAGATGAGCGACCGGCTGATCGTCATGAAAGACGGGTACATCGTTGAGGAAGGAAAGACGGCGCAGCTTCTCTCATCTCCTCGCGTTGAATACACGCAGAGGCTTTTAGCGGCCGTGCCCGGCGTTGATACTTCTCCGCTCAGCAGTTCAGGAGACCACCGATGA
- a CDS encoding ABC transporter permease has product MSIPPVRDEPIPHGPIRSRWLRLGRLLRTIPFSVTLSLIILTVLAVWAAIPELLVPNALSQDLGIGVTPAGTPGHFLGTDTLGRDVLALTIAGTRSALVGPLVIALGSMILGIVFGLTAAWFGGWWDAIVSRTSEILLSVPVTLLAIVVAGILGGSYWVTVAVLVVLFAPSDIRMIRAAALQQMPKPYLESARVLGLSTPRILRVHLLPNVLPIVWANLFVNVAFALVSISGLSYLGFGVSAQAADWGRQLADGRAFIFQNPAACVVPGLFIIGAATAINIAGDWWSSRSAERIAQ; this is encoded by the coding sequence ATGAGCATCCCTCCCGTTCGTGATGAGCCAATTCCTCATGGGCCGATCCGCTCGCGTTGGCTCAGGCTTGGTCGCCTCCTGCGGACCATCCCATTCTCAGTGACACTCTCGCTCATCATCCTCACGGTCCTTGCCGTGTGGGCAGCGATTCCCGAACTTCTTGTTCCCAACGCGCTATCACAGGACCTGGGGATCGGTGTGACTCCGGCGGGCACCCCCGGACATTTCCTGGGGACCGACACCCTCGGACGTGACGTCCTTGCCCTGACGATTGCGGGCACACGTTCGGCACTGGTTGGTCCGCTGGTCATTGCCCTGGGCTCAATGATCCTCGGCATCGTCTTCGGCTTGACAGCAGCGTGGTTTGGCGGTTGGTGGGACGCCATCGTTTCGCGAACCAGTGAGATTCTTCTCTCCGTACCGGTGACTCTCCTGGCCATCGTTGTTGCCGGAATCCTCGGGGGCTCCTACTGGGTGACAGTTGCTGTGCTCGTTGTGCTCTTTGCTCCCTCGGATATTCGGATGATTCGCGCCGCAGCTCTCCAGCAGATGCCCAAACCCTACTTGGAGTCCGCGCGTGTCCTAGGCCTGTCAACCCCGCGGATTCTTCGTGTCCACCTTCTCCCGAACGTCCTCCCGATTGTCTGGGCGAACCTCTTCGTCAACGTTGCCTTCGCCCTCGTGTCCATCTCCGGGCTCTCTTACCTCGGTTTCGGAGTGTCCGCTCAGGCGGCTGACTGGGGTCGCCAGCTTGCCGATGGCCGTGCCTTCATTTTCCAGAATCCGGCGGCGTGCGTGGTTCCCGGTCTTTTCATCATCGGTGCTGCAACAGCCATCAACATTGCGGGTGACTGGTGGTCATCACGATCAGCAGAAAGGATCGCGCAATGA
- a CDS encoding ABC transporter permease, which translates to MRARYVLSRLLQFIGVLLVLSFLIFSLLYLVPGDLVKILVGNRQVTPEVRQAITAQYHLDDPFIVQYVDWLGRALHADFGTSIRSGTPVTQVIGQRLPLTLELTFLAFVIALGVGIPLGLLAARKIDSRVDRAIVGWAVVGISAPGFALGMVLLYVFAVMLGWFPTYGTGGSFLDTLWHLTLPAIALATGTAATIIRITRASVARELTQDYVTFAQSRGLSRRRITGMYMKNAAIPIITSAGLILGSLFGATILVEEAFSLPGLGQLLADSITFKDVPVVQALALLIALVIITVTFVVDLLAAVLDPTQNLGANHSRRIV; encoded by the coding sequence ATGCGTGCACGATACGTGCTCTCACGGCTCCTCCAATTCATCGGAGTCCTCCTTGTTCTCTCGTTTCTCATCTTCTCTTTGCTTTACCTGGTGCCCGGCGACCTGGTGAAAATTCTCGTGGGAAACCGCCAGGTAACCCCTGAAGTTCGCCAGGCAATCACCGCCCAGTATCATCTTGATGACCCGTTCATCGTGCAATACGTTGACTGGCTCGGTCGGGCGCTGCACGCGGATTTCGGCACGTCGATCCGTTCGGGAACACCGGTGACACAGGTCATCGGACAGCGACTCCCACTGACGCTCGAACTGACTTTCTTAGCGTTCGTCATTGCACTTGGGGTTGGTATCCCTCTGGGGCTTCTTGCCGCACGTAAAATCGATAGCCGCGTTGATCGCGCAATCGTTGGCTGGGCTGTTGTTGGAATCAGCGCCCCCGGATTCGCCCTGGGAATGGTTCTGCTCTATGTTTTCGCCGTGATGCTCGGATGGTTCCCAACGTATGGAACCGGGGGATCATTCCTTGACACCCTGTGGCATCTGACGCTGCCGGCGATTGCGTTAGCAACGGGAACGGCGGCAACGATCATCCGTATTACCCGGGCATCTGTTGCCCGTGAACTCACCCAGGACTACGTGACCTTCGCTCAGTCGCGTGGCCTGAGCCGCAGACGCATCACGGGAATGTACATGAAGAACGCGGCAATTCCCATCATCACGTCCGCCGGGTTGATTCTCGGATCGCTTTTCGGCGCGACAATTCTCGTGGAGGAGGCGTTTTCCCTGCCCGGTCTTGGGCAATTGCTCGCTGATTCCATCACCTTTAAGGATGTCCCAGTTGTTCAAGCACTCGCACTGCTCATCGCCCTCGTCATCATCACGGTGACATTCGTCGTGGACCTGCTCGCCGCCGTCCTCGACCCCACTCAAAACCTCGGGGCGAACCATTCGAGGAGGATCGTATGA
- a CDS encoding ABC transporter substrate-binding protein produces MLMNRRYVKNTAIAVLSTAALVGLAACAPQQASQSSGTEGAFDGVVNVGLSGSVSTLDISHETGILNYYIAQVTSEGLLAVNAQGELIPAIAQSWNTDDGVTWTFQIRQDAKFHDGNPVTMEDVLFSINLGKDPEKSPSSAVYWPSDATVEQTGDWEVTITLPAAAQNFGWTVTANGGLWITEKSFYEAASTYGSSQDLIMGTGPYQVTEFQPDSHVTLKKVDTWWGGKLEAETIQFDFFADENTRLFALQSGALDIALQVPTNHLDQYEAVAGTTIKTESDRSYVGLTFDAGVEPFNDIHVRKAIAHAVDRESIVSSVLSGSGTVATGLEPADQLGTQIGVEAAGKLLSDLPNYTFDMEAAVKELKQSSVPEGFDAELLYPSSVPQLGTAALAIADNLKELGINLTVTSKPVEEWITTLGTGQYGLNWMSYTPTTGDAAEIPGWLLGPQNPARYENTEVQDLIAASNAETDPHKRAEQIIEANKIAQENVIYSPVWWGKASTAFASTVSPKDYTSFYFMTPWAVSLDIAE; encoded by the coding sequence ATGCTGATGAACCGACGATATGTGAAGAACACGGCGATCGCCGTGCTCAGCACTGCTGCGCTGGTCGGATTGGCGGCGTGTGCACCCCAGCAAGCATCCCAATCCTCAGGAACAGAAGGTGCTTTCGACGGGGTCGTCAACGTCGGCCTCTCTGGTTCCGTCTCGACGCTCGATATTTCCCACGAGACCGGAATCCTCAACTACTACATTGCCCAGGTGACATCCGAGGGGCTTCTCGCCGTCAACGCCCAGGGTGAACTGATCCCCGCGATCGCACAGTCATGGAACACCGACGACGGCGTGACCTGGACGTTCCAGATCCGTCAAGATGCGAAGTTCCACGATGGAAACCCCGTGACGATGGAAGACGTGCTCTTCTCGATCAACCTCGGCAAAGACCCGGAAAAGTCCCCGTCGTCGGCCGTGTATTGGCCCAGCGATGCCACAGTTGAACAAACCGGCGATTGGGAAGTGACGATCACTCTTCCCGCCGCCGCACAGAACTTCGGGTGGACGGTCACCGCCAACGGTGGACTGTGGATCACTGAGAAGTCGTTCTACGAGGCAGCCTCAACCTACGGTTCTTCGCAGGACCTCATCATGGGAACCGGCCCTTACCAGGTCACTGAATTTCAGCCAGACTCGCATGTGACACTCAAGAAAGTTGACACGTGGTGGGGTGGTAAACTCGAGGCCGAGACAATTCAATTCGATTTCTTTGCCGATGAAAACACGCGACTCTTTGCTCTGCAATCGGGTGCTCTTGATATCGCTCTGCAAGTTCCAACGAACCACCTTGATCAGTACGAGGCTGTTGCTGGAACCACGATCAAAACGGAATCCGATCGTTCCTATGTTGGGCTGACATTTGACGCCGGTGTTGAACCGTTCAATGACATCCACGTGCGCAAAGCCATTGCCCACGCCGTTGATCGTGAATCGATCGTTTCCTCCGTTCTCTCAGGATCAGGAACGGTTGCAACCGGGTTGGAACCGGCTGATCAGTTGGGCACTCAGATCGGCGTTGAAGCGGCTGGAAAACTCCTGAGCGACCTGCCGAACTACACGTTCGATATGGAAGCCGCAGTGAAGGAACTCAAGCAATCATCCGTTCCCGAGGGTTTCGATGCGGAGCTTCTCTACCCGTCCTCGGTCCCACAGCTGGGAACAGCTGCCCTGGCGATTGCCGACAACCTCAAGGAACTGGGAATCAACCTCACCGTCACCTCCAAGCCGGTTGAAGAGTGGATCACCACCTTGGGGACCGGTCAGTACGGCCTTAACTGGATGTCGTACACGCCGACCACGGGTGATGCCGCTGAAATCCCCGGATGGTTGCTTGGACCGCAGAACCCTGCTCGCTATGAGAACACCGAAGTCCAGGACCTCATTGCCGCGTCCAATGCGGAAACTGATCCACACAAGCGAGCTGAACAGATCATCGAGGCGAATAAAATTGCCCAGGAAAATGTCATCTACTCACCTGTGTGGTGGGGTAAGGCATCAACGGCTTTCGCTTCGACGGTGTCACCGAAGGACTACACGTCCTTCTACTTCATGACCCCGTGGGCCGTGAGCCTCGACATCGCTGAATAA
- a CDS encoding M20/M25/M40 family metallo-hydrolase yields MTNTKDHEWTRDDFAAGSLERETLDLLTQLVRNACVNDLTPDSGSEARSVETLEEYFRDTPVTLRRIEAHPGRTTLVVTVAGYDPGAPSLTLMGHLDVVPVDEDRWSRDPFAAEIAQGAIWGRGTVDMLTLTSAMAATTRRIATGPKPAGTLTFVAAADEEARGGLGIPWIAREHPDAIPWQNCLSEMGGAHIHAADGKDSVVVIVGEKGAAQRRIHVHGDPGHGSVPFGKHSALEAIVEVSRRLRDAGRAIVPSPLWESFVDAFGFDADVRHDLVEGTYDGDFSEFGELAAYAHAISHVTFAQTVMRAGGPINVIPSSAYLEMDIRTLPGVTDDDVDAEIRRALGDLAHCVSIERLLSDPASESPATTRLFESISRVLKTQHSDSRIVPVLFPGGTDLRAARQRGGVGYGFGSHASERTLGAVYSQLHAHDEHMALEDVALTVRALGDVVRDFLRL; encoded by the coding sequence GTGACGAACACCAAGGATCACGAGTGGACAAGAGATGACTTCGCTGCGGGCAGCCTCGAAAGAGAAACTCTTGACCTGCTGACCCAGCTCGTGCGCAACGCCTGCGTCAACGACCTCACTCCCGATTCGGGCAGTGAAGCACGCTCCGTGGAAACTCTCGAAGAGTACTTTCGTGACACTCCCGTCACCCTACGCCGTATCGAAGCTCACCCCGGACGCACAACGCTCGTTGTCACCGTCGCTGGATATGACCCTGGGGCGCCAAGCCTGACACTCATGGGACACCTTGACGTCGTGCCGGTTGATGAGGACCGATGGAGCCGTGACCCGTTTGCAGCTGAGATTGCCCAGGGTGCGATCTGGGGGCGAGGGACCGTTGACATGCTCACCCTGACCTCTGCGATGGCCGCGACAACCCGACGGATTGCAACCGGCCCCAAGCCTGCGGGAACTTTGACCTTCGTTGCCGCGGCCGATGAGGAAGCTCGTGGGGGACTGGGGATTCCGTGGATTGCGCGTGAACATCCTGACGCCATCCCGTGGCAGAACTGCCTGTCTGAAATGGGAGGTGCGCACATCCACGCAGCGGACGGAAAAGATAGCGTCGTCGTCATCGTCGGAGAAAAGGGTGCGGCTCAGCGCCGAATCCATGTCCACGGTGATCCCGGCCACGGGTCGGTCCCTTTCGGGAAACATTCGGCTCTTGAGGCGATCGTCGAAGTGTCGCGTCGATTGCGTGACGCGGGGAGGGCAATTGTTCCGTCGCCTCTGTGGGAGAGCTTTGTTGATGCTTTCGGTTTCGATGCTGACGTGCGTCACGATCTCGTTGAGGGGACCTACGACGGAGACTTTTCTGAGTTCGGTGAACTAGCGGCCTACGCCCACGCGATCTCCCATGTCACTTTCGCGCAGACCGTCATGCGGGCCGGCGGGCCGATCAACGTGATCCCGTCATCGGCGTACCTGGAGATGGATATCCGAACTCTTCCAGGAGTCACCGACGACGACGTGGACGCTGAGATTCGCCGTGCGCTCGGCGACCTCGCGCACTGTGTGTCGATCGAGAGGCTCCTGAGTGATCCAGCCTCTGAGAGCCCCGCCACAACGCGGCTCTTTGAGAGCATTTCTCGGGTGTTAAAAACGCAACATTCCGATTCACGGATCGTGCCTGTGTTGTTCCCCGGGGGCACAGATCTCAGGGCTGCGCGACAGCGTGGGGGAGTGGGTTACGGATTCGGATCGCACGCCTCAGAGCGCACCCTCGGGGCCGTTTATTCGCAGCTTCACGCCCATGACGAGCACATGGCACTTGAAGATGTCGCACTCACCGTCCGCGCCCTGGGGGATGTCGTCCGGGATTTTCTCAGGCTCTAA